The Candidatus Angelobacter sp. DNA window GTCTGTTTGTGGACGAATGTCGCCATCCGATTCTCTCGCCGGTCTTTACGATGACCATGCTCAATCACTGTTCGCCTTTCTGTTGAATCTGATGCGCAACGAGGCGGACACACGAGATCTGTTGCAGGAGGTTTTTGTAAAGCTGGCCGGCCGGCCGACACTTTTGAGCGGTGTCCGCGACACGAGAGCGTTCCTTCTCCGACTTACGCACAATCTCGCGGTGGATTCAATGCGTCGAAGCGCCACGCGCGAAAGGAACCATGAACAACTCGCCGCGGAATCCATCACGCTATTTGCCTCCAGTGGCGATCCGGACCAGCGAGACTTTGGCATTGCACTGGCCGATGCTCTGGGCGCGCTGCCGCCGGAGCAACGCGCGGTGATTCACCTGAAGCTTTGGGAAGGCCTGACTTTCGAGCAGATCGCCGGAACGCTCGAAATACCGATGAACACGGCGGCGAGCCGCTATCGCTATGGGCTAGACAAATTGCGCGAGCGGCTGCGTCCACTCTATGACG harbors:
- a CDS encoding RNA polymerase sigma factor, coding for MSPSDSLAGLYDDHAQSLFAFLLNLMRNEADTRDLLQEVFVKLAGRPTLLSGVRDTRAFLLRLTHNLAVDSMRRSATRERNHEQLAAESITLFASSGDPDQRDFGIALADALGALPPEQRAVIHLKLWEGLTFEQIAGTLEIPMNTAASRYRYGLDKLRERLRPLYDEIK